Below is a window of Thermodesulfitimonas autotrophica DNA.
ATCTCCGCCAAAATGCCCTGCGGCTCCGGGAAAACGGGAGCGTACAAGAAATTGAAGCGCCGGGCCACCTCACGGCAGAGCTCAATATGGGGGAGTTGGTCCTCCCCCACGGGCACCCCTTCCGCCAGGTAGATGAGGATGTCGGCCGCCTGAAGAAGCGGGTAACCTAAAAAGCCGTAAGTGGTGATGTCTTTCCCTAATTCGGCCAGTTTGCGCACCTGGTCCTTGTAGGTTGGCACCCGCTCCAGCCAGGATAAGGGCGTGAACATCGAAAAGATCAGGTGCAGCTCCGCATGGTGCGGCACCCGGGACTGGATGAAGACCACGCTCTTTTCCGGGTCAATGCCCACCGCCAGCCAGTCGGCTACCATTTCGCGCGCAAATTCTCTAATCATCTGCGGTTTTTCGTATTCGGTGGTTAGCGCGTGCCAGTCAGCAACAAAAAAGAAGCACTCGTTCGCCGCCTGAAGCCGCAGCCAATTTTCAAGCACGCTCAGGTGTCCCAAATGCAGG
It encodes the following:
- the trpS gene encoding tryptophan--tRNA ligase, with translation MRILSGMRPTGRLHLGHLSVLENWLRLQAANECFFFVADWHALTTEYEKPQMIREFAREMVADWLAVGIDPEKSVVFIQSRVPHHAELHLIFSMFTPLSWLERVPTYKDQVRKLAELGKDITTYGFLGYPLLQAADILIYLAEGVPVGEDQLPHIELCREVARRFNFLYAPVFPEPQGILAEIKLVPGIDGQKMSKSYHNEIPLTASAEEIGRLVNRMVTDPARIHKDDPGHPEVCTVFKYHEIYNQVEVAEIEAACRAGRIGCVGCKKKLAAILDGVLGPVRERRAALVTRNGYIEEVLHAGCERARRVAGETLDRVRAALNM